The Synechocystis sp. PCC 7509 genome includes a window with the following:
- a CDS encoding response regulator, giving the protein MQGNLNEIDIRSILQLIEVGQRTGELFIEAYGDRITPNRDIDPSLGLHSSSSLPTRSWFIFFLNGQIIYTTDSNNDLLRLRDYLYRYQVAPTLDNLKLSCSQANNILEYTYLWSLLEHNFLTPSQGRRIIHSIIHETLFDLLSLHQGTFIFESGFALAPQLTTLKISSAVIKTMQQMQQWKQLHPHITSLHQCPIITDKLKLHQYLPASTVQHLEHWADGKTSLRQLARYLNRELVTVARAIYPFIQKGWVQLVSPPTNSIAAHTENLQLFSPAKTLKIACITEFSANSQVFKSVLSQYHQQIEAVFFENAATALSQVFQVKPDLIFCDLATSSSSLDGYEFCAMLRRSSLFRATPIIILSPQSLYIESIKARMLGATDYLVAPVTETQLLTLLEKYLNFPSIIDYPKLSK; this is encoded by the coding sequence TATTTATAGAAGCCTATGGCGATCGCATAACTCCCAATCGAGATATAGATCCAAGCCTAGGATTACACAGTTCTTCATCTTTGCCAACTCGCTCTTGGTTTATTTTTTTTCTCAATGGTCAAATTATCTATACCACTGATAGCAATAACGATTTATTGCGCCTGCGCGATTATCTCTACCGCTATCAAGTAGCTCCCACCCTTGACAATCTAAAACTTTCCTGTAGTCAAGCCAATAATATCCTTGAATATACTTATTTGTGGTCGCTGCTAGAACATAATTTCCTAACTCCAAGTCAGGGACGCAGAATTATTCATAGCATTATTCATGAAACGCTATTTGACTTGCTCAGTTTGCATCAAGGCACTTTTATTTTTGAAAGCGGATTTGCCTTAGCACCGCAGTTAACTACCCTAAAAATTAGCTCCGCAGTCATAAAAACCATGCAGCAGATGCAACAATGGAAGCAACTCCATCCTCACATCACTTCCCTGCATCAGTGTCCAATAATTACAGACAAACTAAAATTGCATCAATATTTGCCTGCTTCTACCGTGCAACATTTGGAGCATTGGGCTGACGGCAAAACTTCTTTGCGGCAATTAGCCCGCTATCTCAACCGAGAGTTAGTGACTGTTGCTAGAGCAATTTATCCCTTTATTCAAAAAGGTTGGGTACAGTTAGTGTCTCCCCCTACCAATAGCATCGCTGCTCATACCGAGAACCTGCAACTTTTTTCGCCCGCCAAAACCCTAAAAATTGCTTGTATTACTGAGTTCTCAGCAAATTCTCAAGTTTTTAAATCTGTTTTGAGCCAGTACCATCAACAAATCGAAGCTGTTTTTTTTGAGAATGCGGCTACGGCTCTTAGCCAGGTATTTCAAGTCAAGCCAGATTTGATTTTTTGTGACTTAGCAACATCATCCTCGTCCCTAGATGGCTACGAATTTTGTGCAATGCTCCGGCGCTCTAGTTTGTTTCGAGCTACGCCGATTATAATCTTGAGTCCTCAAAGCCTTTATATTGAAAGCATCAAAGCCCGAATGCTTGGAGCTACAGATTATTTAGTTGCCCCAGTTACCGAAACCCAATTATTAACATTACTAGAAAAATATCTAAATTTTCCTAGCATTATTGATTACCCAAAACTTAGTAAATAA